In the genome of Rhopalosiphum padi isolate XX-2018 chromosome 1, ASM2088224v1, whole genome shotgun sequence, the window AAATGAGTTTTAACCGCTACAAAGACATTATTGAAGAAGGTGACACGgtcatattgtatataaatccaCAAGCAATGTATGCTATACAAGCCCAGTCAGTAATTGAAAATCGGAAAGGAGAGAAGGTTGAGAATGTTATGCAGACCAAGTATGGAGCGTTAAAAATTTCATCATTATTTGGAAAACCGTTTGGATCAAAAGTGAGTTTGTCCAATGGATGGGCTCATGTATTATATCCTACACCTGAACTTTGGACACAGACATTACCGCACAGAACTCAGATTATATATACTCCAGACATAAGTCTAATTATGTTCATGTTAGAACTTAAGCCTGGTAGCATTGTGGTTGAGTCGGGTaacttaatattgttatttttgtattaatttatcttatgtGTCATGAGTCTATGTTGATGTAATGTATCAATTTTAGGTACTGGAAGTGGATCGTTGACTCATGCCATGGCCTTTAGAGTAAAACCTACTGGACACATTTATACTTACGATTTTCATGAACAAAGGGCAGATCAGGCCCAAAAAGAGTTTAAATCTCATGGTTTATCTGAGAATGTCACTAGTCAGTGCAGGTAATTTAAATTGGTGTTGAGTGTAGTGTTTGTGctacatcaataatatattaatgttgaaGATTTGGTTAActggttttaattatataatgatgtattCATAGAGATGTTTGTCAAAATGGATTTAGTGATGATGTTACTGGTAAAGCTGATGCTGTATTCTTAGATTTGCCTCATCCACATCTAGTTGTCCCGTTTGCTATTAAAGCTTTAAAACCATCAGgtaattatagaattaatatCATTTAAGTGTTGGTTATTATTAGAGCGCAGatttttatgcattaaaaagtatcaaaatatgccatataatatgcagtcaaaatcataaaaatacgcaagaaaattttaattatttatatgacaaatttttacaatattaatagaaatattagtaatggtatttatatttaaatattgtaaaagaagtattataaatttaaaaatttttatttttttttttatattattttaattattattaaaatgaataaacatatGCATTTCTAATTTTTCTTCAGTGAAGCTGCGACGTTTTCTGTCAACATATGTTTAAATACAGATGAATAAGATCGTTTGACGTCAGCCCAAGTGGTTGGGGCATATTTTAAGCAACTATATATAGTTTGatagtaatagacaatagtaatagcttaaatttttttttttttcatcaattattGAAATGCTTTCAGGTAATGtcatattttaagtttctatataggtaatttCTTTATTGCtatcaataaaaattgcaaatgagtatacataaaatgttaactCATTGACAACATTGCCATCTTCAAATTATATCTAGAACTATAAATGTTTCTATtcgatacaattttattttatatctttgtttttaaattttattttaattcaatacaatacatttttaatttcgtaaaaatatgtaataatcattaaatatgaagaaatatacaaaaaaaaatttggccaGTAACTTATACAGTAACTATTATGATTCGTAAAAATTActgacaaaaatccaaaaatttgaaaagaaaaaaaatatgcaattgcatagaaatcTGTGCTCTATATAGttataaccaatataatatcatattatcctAGTAATAACTTGTGGAAAGCCTAGACTAAGACTAGATATTTAGAACCATTtgattttttctctttttatgttttacaaacaagctgaaaaaaaatctagaaggttaaataaaaattataattatgtgtctcaatcattataatattgtgtatttgtaatacatttttaaatgtggtaaataataatcagcAGCTCTTAAtactaactttttaattttaaaccataataatcatattaaattagaaGTGACCAATAAATTAGTGACCCTACATTGGCCAACAAGTTTTTCTATGGAATACAATTTCAATTCTgttgaaattgaatttatttcagTAACAAGTAAGAATACGACCTAGTACTAgaatatgtttattatgaattgaaaactaattatgtgttataatatgttaagaaaattaatacaaatactattattataatatgatagtagatattagtaattttaactGTTCAAATGTTGTCGTATACTGTAATAtcaatgacaaaataatttaatattttaattaataataacatattcttagaagtttaagtataatattagttcAAGTGTTCAAGTGTTTGACAAGAAGctcaattttgtaaataaaattatgtataggtacatattatatacatattttgaattattcatgacttaacatttttaatttgtactttatactatacaatatatttattaaatatacctaacaattagtattttatagtatattaaattgaagtacaaaatatgtttaaaacacaCAAAATATGAatcagacatttttttaatctattctaattaatgatattattaattaacaaattttatttttgtaatttcttaagttatttactaatttttttattgttttctattgatatatttttggaCTTCAGTTTTCTTAATAATGGATTACTTATgacttaatagaaaaaaatatacaaacacgaTAATACCTAGTTTATAAAGTGCTTTAATTTTCCAAAATGGTGGTTTTCATTGTAAATTAGATCTAGTTAGTACTTTAACGAATCTCAAGTCTTCTCAGTAGATATTTGAaaggttatttattagtttttcaacatttacctataaaaaaaatgtctaccataaagtcaaaataatttttatgaggaTTTCAAATTCCAATTCCTACtacattgaatatatatattcaccTGTTACATAAcactttttgatattttgttatttttttaagaaaaaaacagtAGATACATGAGATtttcatcatttatttataattttcattttttgatacaattttcaaattttttttatttctaagctatttataggtataataaaatgttgaaaattttttctacaaatatcaataaaaaattattcgatagatcaaaattcttgaaaatgtaatataggatctcaaaaaatttgttattacacctgtataaaatataaaaaatatattataggcacaAATATTTTACATGCTTTGAAGTTAGAATTATGAAGAAATTTGTCAAAATACACATCATTGCAaactattttgttaaaaattcatagaaactttataaaatttttcatttttttttatatctaagtttaaaacatttaatacaagattcttcgtaaatatttcatactaaaaccataaaatataaaaaatctaaaagggGAATAATGCTTTATAgacttttaaattcaaatttagacgaaattccatatttaaatgataaataacaataggtattaattattttgttataatttataaacattatttgcgggaacttaaaatttttatacactCGACATTTAATGTATAGCAAAGTGGTTTACTTACTTCCCTACCTTTTTTAAAtggtatacaaaattataaatgtacaaatgtaaatatttgtaagtaattcaaaattatttgagaaaGGGTTGAAGATAGCGAGTTTAAAGGGGCACACTAAGTGTCTGGTGTTCTGGGACCTAATGGATTTTTAATCCGGGATTGTAAACGCAgtgtattttgtatgtataatatatttgacaacaattattgttatactaataactaataagttaaaaGTATACATCTCTGTGTAGTTAATTTAGCCACCTACCCTTAGaacattaagtattaaatttatactcaaACGCATATCAAATTTCaggtcataaatatataataatcataatattattattaataaaaaatatatatatatatatatatatatattattaataaatcaatatattttatagtatataatttgataattataatattatgattatctatATATCTCTTTTAAGCGTAGCTTATGTTAGGGACATACTaacatactatttataatatattatacgttaatatattcgataaaataataaaatatataggcatGTACCGTAACTTTAACTTTATGTCCACATTCCATACCACACGTGGCATATAATAGGATTAGGACATATACATCATAGTCGTGATGTAATGACACATCAATAGCGATATATCAGCCTATATATTGTACATCTGCAGTATAACGGCTATTATTACCAGTGGTAACCACTCAATCATAtacgtttgaaatttaaatgatattttcttttctaaaatttttaaaaatgtcataattttatgatataatgataaatatattatatatattattgatttatcataatattatacattatacataaattatattatgataaactgtttatttaattcgttgcgatgataataaataaaataaaccattttattttagaaaatagttAAACCACTTGAACGTCTGAATTGGCGTGGTTAACCTATAAAGACTTGTGTTGATTAAATAAGCTCTCTGAAAGCTAAACCATCTGAAGCCAACTGCAGTAAGAGGGGTAATTGCTGCTggaaaattagattaaaatctACATAATAGCTCATTTTATATATCTTATCAGTACGTTTTAAAAAGTTACTTTAATCCATTCTATATATATGcaattaattggtttttaatcaACAGGTAAATAAACTTACATGGTtcgatacctatttaatttggCTGATGATAAAATGTTtgcattttttacatttattttattatttatctatcgattgactcaatatattatatattatatgcttattattcattaaatttaagcaattattgatatttttccaTGTAATGATTAAACCACAGTTATATTGATATACCACAAGACTGAAATCCTGGAAAATCTTTTGGAGAGGGGGATTATAAATCGACAAGGAAAAAGATATTAACAAGttgattacaaaattaaaatgtgttaacCGTGTGCAAGACACCATcattgatgtgttttttttttattataactatcaaTATTTCTATGATATGTCTATTATCGATCTATTCCTTGtcgatataaaatgtttatataaataaatgtataataatctatataatattatatcgacgaCTCACGTCAGTTACCTTACGCGCGGATAATACAAGATAATATACTGctgcaatatacctatataggtaggttGGTAGATGTCTAAAAGTTGATGTCTATTGAACCAAAGACGACTTGTTTTCGTTTGAGCACTGTTGCAATGGACTTGCAACAAAACCCGTGCCAGCTTACcagttacatttataaatgtaatataaatgtaggtatataatattatatgagacTTTAGTGACTTAGATCCGCTTagtatgcatattgtatatgGTACATTTTATACGTTAATTTCGTCTACTCTATCGATAATTCCTTTGTgtacatgttttattttcaacgtTGTTCCGGCGAGTCACGGTGTATaattacatacacacacacacagttatatattatataattgtatacatatctCGAAAAgtgctttattatatataataaacgatgtatgtaggtatatatatttatatattatttaatgtataggtTCGCgcgggtaggtatataatactgttcagttttgtataatatgtattttcgtATAAAAAACGGTCCGtgaaccaataatataataacatattataaacgtcATTGCTGCATACACCTGGCCGTTGCGGTCTTTGAGAATAGATGTTAAAATGgagataaaacaattattaataacacgATAAGCTACTGTTTTTAACCGGTACGTGGAAGTAATAACTATACGTGTTTACTCGGTCTCACAGATACGAATTTCTAACCCACTCTCGATCATATTTCtagtatttttaaagtatacctattcagtatttattataacactgttactttgtataattatacaatgtatgtaATACCTCTATTGCTCTAGATTATCATTTTTAgtgtattacgtattattatatatggatGTTGTAGCGTCTCATCTGTCTTTGTCGTCTTACTGTAGGAACACGCCTGACATGCAATAGTAtgtctatactatattatattatattataataattataataatatacataataatataaatattgtcatttatGGTTTATGTTTTATTGCAATCAATgacagtatagtattatattttgtttcactaAGTAgatgaatatttgataaaaaagattacatgatataaaattttaatatccaTTTTGTGAAAAGATAcccattttatgaaatttttaattatcactaAGTGGAGAAAACGGTTTTCATTTCATGAACTGGATAACAATTATCATGAAATTACGATACtgccataaaaaattaaaaatatcataatacacttttatattttcatatattttaatataatatttcaatagcaGTTATCAGtagcgtagccaggattttttttcgGAGTAGGGGGGGGGGGCTGGtccatttttgtaaaatacaatttaagatttttgttatgatttttatagaccattaaaaattaaaataatttttaaattttcttgatatttcggAGGGGGGCTGCAGCCCCCTCAGCTCTCTCCTTGACTACGCCACTGGTAGTTATTGTAATTCTCAAACTATTTCAAGTAGAGATATATAAGAACTGTAGATACCTAGTCACACAATATCAAAAATCAGTCAAAAatatgccaaaaaaaaaaaattttaaatgaaaaaattgtaaattactcAGCAGACAAAATTGTccacaattaaacatttataagtttCCGAAATAAAccacaaaaaatatcattttattttttatttatttttttatcttattgaaATGGGTTTTGGGTCAATCGACCGACAACCATTTGATCAACAGGACAATTACCAACAAGACAATTTtacctttaatttatattcttattttaaaaaatgcgcataatgtatataattgactatgttaataatacatttttctatgatattgtataataataatattgataataattgttttataataaatagtaatagctagttaagtataataataaaatagttaaaaaaataattcgttagataataaaaaaaaaaaatacttaaaagactaaaaataatatataaatataatatgcgattCTAGAGTGTATTTTATAGATGTGTAATAACGTGTTATTCACGATTGTAGGAAATTATATTTGCCCAGTTAAAAAACTACTCAAGGGTTCACAGAAAATCTTACATTGGAAATTCCctttatataaactttaaaaactttagaaacttataaattcatttgaaattattttctatacctaGGTGGTTCCTATTAGGTATCAACTATGTTAAACGCGTTTAAGTCATTTCGTTAATTTTCCAGTTGTTGTAGTTGTTCAAGAACGCAAAACCCGtatttgtaggtatatacatggcttttgttaaaaaaatttcttcGTTATGCAGCTGCAGATAGcagatataatagtatattgtatattttatcatgtcatgttgaaataatatgatatgttggTCACCGTGAAAATAacacagatatataatataatacgtacctactttatatatgtgaatattatgtataaagctcgttaaaatatctattagttattatattcaactatattatataggtatacgtactTAGGtactgtattgtatatatatatataatagtatgtacctaaataaaataaaaatatgtttaaagcgAATAGATATATTACAGTGAATAATTTACTGGAAAAATATCTGATCTTCAATATCACgataatatacgtaatttatGTGTAGCATATCTAcatgatatcaataaaagtaaaatgtaatatttaattaaaaaaaaaatgttcttgttTTACTCGTTTGCAAAAGgtctaaaccaaaaaaaatatctcGGATTGGATTTTCGTGAGGTTGAGTGCCGCTCACATTTAAAACAATCTTTTTGGTGCCTATGATAGGcgaggtaaataaaaaaaaaaacctaccgCATAATGTCAGTAATTAAACGTTGTTACCGTGATGCACTGCATATAcctaggtaggtaggtacttacatatAACTATTGATGCGCGTTCAATCTTGTTATTATCTTAAACGGTTTTATGGGGCAACCGAAAGAATGTCCGAAATGGGCTCGAGGCTTGAATATCATTCGAAtagaaatgtgtataatatatacataggtacgtatataagCATATATTGTGTGAAtacatttagatatatataatataatatgtacatcggccgtatgtatatgtatatatatatatatacgaccaACAGAGATGCGTTTCGGTTTCCCTTCCGATGCAAATCGACGCGTGGGAAACTTATTCCGATTTCGTACGAAATGATCATTATACACGAACATCGAGATGTTGCGAAACCGTAACGTGTAATTGTGTTCTTAAACGTTCAGAGACATTATTATTCAAGGGGCGGTACCGACATAGTTTTCGAGAAATTGATAATACCAAATTACATAATACTTGTAATTTGTCTCCACCGCGGCTCGCGGACGAGTTTGGTGGTGATGTGGTGTGTGCGCGGGTATTGACGGGTCGAAAGGGGCTTGAGAAAAGGTTttgttagaaaaataataataagaatgaggaataaaaacaaaacatttctgTACGCGTATAGTTTTGTCCGTGTGAttgtatgtagtataatattcttatatatatacgcaGCAAAACTATATCGTGAATCATTCTCTAATCGAAATCGTCCGCGAGTATCCACGCCCCGCACACGAGATCAAATCAATTAATGTAGGTTAAGATCGTCCAAAGAACCGCGGTAGGTAAACTAATTTGGCTCATCCGCGAATTAGTTCTggctatgatttttttaataaaaacaaataattgctCATTCGAATCAAATAAGAATAACTGATATTATGTGAGaagaatttatgaaaaaatataaaatcatgtgaTACTTatggaattatattttttataattatatatattatatgtaatttgtatGAATTCGGTGTGATAAATTGCTCAATAATaggtaacataatatacctatatattgtgtaGTCGTAGCGCGTACTCGTATATACACTTCATAATGTCAATTacttacaatttttgaattttaaaagaatttcatAATTACGAATTTAATGAATTTGgctggtattttaaaattatctttttataatcagtataatcattataaacaataagcaatataaatatattatgatgagtaGGTAATGCCATCGGTATACGTATTTTATGGacaatgtttaacattttttcttttacttttgTCCTCGATTGGTTTTGATTACAGATATTGGGATGAAAATCAGTTTGAAACAAAAACCTTGAGGTTGATTAAAgactatttgaaattatatagtgTGCTAATGAATAATttctataggtacataatacatatgttACTATACAAGATACTTTTACTCACATGcattttgttgtataataatatttcaagtacCTAAGTTATTCTTTGTTTTTTgccttataaaattatacacgaaaaaaattatagaaaatacatcaaaatttaaactttgataatattacaatactatatatagatatagtttgattattaaataatatattcaaatttaattgtttaaatagtttaaaagaatataattgaTCGTTAGGTACAATATTTGATCgaaaataatctttttaataataattttctgaaggaaaaaactaaagataaactatttttaaagcttgatgagtaatttataataaattattagtcatCAAGTCTTTTTATTTCCTCACCATTGTCTTCTATTAAAAAATCATCTATTTACTAAATACGtctaaatgtaaaattgtttttagatttaatgattgtatttacaatattgatGTGCTTAAAACCGGGATACAGAGTGattgatataaatatcaatatataataatattatgtaattacttaatttgtattattatttattaggaatAAACGAATAGATTTTATATGAGTAAAATgcacctttatatatatatatatatatatatatatatatatatatataagtcgcAAAGGAACATAAtagattagtataatatacatatatatatgaccacacataattattttttaaggaacataaaaataatgtatttttttgtagattttaaataaaaaatagtaaatatttttatcacagtatctatatatatctaaatatatatatgatataggtatgtatgtatattatgactgaatgatttaatacataaatgttaaaattcaaaatcaagTCGCGCAACTACTTGACCGACTTTTAACActcttactatataatataaatatattatgtatatatgatataatataatataaattaaattacctggAGCGATCAATACCAATAAAACGTTTGGCGCGTCGGTGGTGAATTTatcttgtatatataatattataatagttgctgagaaatataaataatatctgatgtcgaataataataataaaaaaaaattaaaacgtcaaATTGTGCGATAtggtttataataagtatttccgTCAAACTGGTTAAGCgataatatgcatatacattataatgttacatacattggtatgtatatattatatgtttatttattggaGCCTATATAAATGCAGAAATGCAAGCGTATAAACTGCTGTGGTC includes:
- the LOC132917747 gene encoding tRNA (adenine(58)-N(1))-methyltransferase catalytic subunit TRMT61A — its product is MSFNRYKDIIEEGDTVILYINPQAMYAIQAQSVIENRKGEKVENVMQTKYGALKISSLFGKPFGSKVSLSNGWAHVLYPTPELWTQTLPHRTQIIYTPDISLIMFMLELKPGSIVVESGTGSGSLTHAMAFRVKPTGHIYTYDFHEQRADQAQKEFKSHGLSENVTSQCRDVCQNGFSDDVTGKADAVFLDLPHPHLVVPFAIKALKPSGGGRICTFSPCIEQVMRTCQTLLDHGFVQLKTVECLEKEYQVLNRTVTTFATASRPPSASVPQNTTEEPNDKKFVACVPSSSPRGHTGYLTTATYLMETRLQQEVVEIENACEN